One genomic region from Leptolyngbyaceae cyanobacterium JSC-12 encodes:
- a CDS encoding PAS domain S-box (IMG reference gene:2510098514~PFAM: His Kinase A (phosphoacceptor) domain; PAS fold~TIGRFAM: PAS domain S-box), producing MQAQPADAEMNSLSPTSRLSEDQMGRLIELMPVAIAVLDRELCYLTMNQKWQELLPLSNSSLQAQTSRGKILQPDGQLSEAIQQCLDNTCEIKFEQKIIDSQEQPHWLAWRIAPWCPTEGLVEGVILSIEDITLYKKRENELAHANTIYKTLVDHASDYICHLTLDGKYQYINQSGIRLNKLNDISQVYGQDFMLDVPFEHRLLIQKALEDAKQGRSTQVRYPTTNLRGEEVVWQGVIDAIKDNDGNIIGLFSAFQDIHEQENLVTQLKQLDEILEEQIEERTAELQQLVTKLQQEICDRTILEQKLRTSEAALRSSQKQYQQILNSITDIIVVKQADSRIIWANQAFYDYYGISASTLTNEEGFLFIHPEQTQQSLKEDTFVFNTGKTLEIEELSTHRNGETRLFSTIKSAILDEYNQVIMTVSVSRDITEKVTAKYKQKQAEEAFEQSQKRLEILVQQMPIALVEWDKNFQIVQWNPAAERMFGYSATEIIGQSLTLLVPEGARSEIDTLADRLLQQRQGISGTNENLTKDGRYIVCEWHNVPLISAEGELIGVASMATDVTIRQQMEADLKQTRNFLESVLNHLPVSVIAKEAEHLRFALWNPAAQKLLGYAAETVLGRTDYDLFSKEQADRFVASDRITLHTRELMEIPEETVRLADGHDRILRTIRTPILDPDGIPQYLLIITEDITARKQVESQLRENEQFLRSIFDGVDCAIFVIDVTPDGDFLYNSYNHVAQQWTGLTNAQILGKTPEEMFGEVEGSSVREAFKRCVNRGISLTEEEHLTFKGQEVWLMTTFNPLRNTDGRIHRIVGTGFNITNLKNTQMEMRQKAEQLEQTIQELRRTQSQLVQTEKMSSLGQLVAGVAHEINNPVNFIYGNLTHANSYARDLLSLVELYQLHYPNPTPEIRDKAEIIDVEFLMTDLPKLLNSMRVGAERIQKIVASLRTFSRMDEADVKSVNIHDGIDSTLISMGQFPAALQRKMQG from the coding sequence ATGCAAGCACAACCCGCCGATGCTGAGATGAATTCCCTTTCTCCAACATCTCGGCTAAGCGAGGATCAAATGGGTCGATTAATCGAATTGATGCCTGTTGCAATCGCAGTGCTAGATCGAGAACTCTGCTATCTCACAATGAACCAAAAGTGGCAGGAGTTACTGCCACTCAGCAACTCTAGTTTACAAGCTCAAACTTCCCGCGGAAAAATTCTTCAACCTGACGGCCAACTTTCGGAAGCTATTCAACAGTGTTTAGACAATACTTGTGAGATAAAGTTTGAGCAAAAAATTATCGATTCACAGGAACAACCACACTGGTTGGCATGGAGAATTGCTCCTTGGTGTCCAACGGAAGGGTTGGTGGAAGGAGTAATCCTCTCTATTGAGGATATTACTCTGTATAAAAAAAGAGAGAATGAATTAGCTCACGCAAATACTATCTATAAAACTCTTGTAGACCATGCTTCTGATTACATTTGTCATCTTACTTTAGATGGAAAATACCAGTACATCAATCAAAGTGGGATTCGACTAAATAAACTCAATGATATTAGTCAAGTTTATGGTCAAGACTTTATGCTTGATGTTCCATTCGAGCATCGACTTTTAATTCAAAAAGCACTAGAAGACGCAAAACAAGGTCGATCAACTCAAGTGAGGTACCCTACCACAAATCTTAGAGGAGAGGAGGTTGTCTGGCAGGGTGTAATAGATGCTATTAAGGATAATGACGGAAATATCATTGGCTTATTCAGTGCATTCCAAGATATTCATGAGCAAGAAAATTTAGTAACCCAGCTAAAACAGCTTGATGAAATCCTGGAAGAACAAATTGAAGAACGTACAGCCGAGCTTCAACAACTTGTCACTAAGCTTCAACAAGAAATCTGCGATCGCACAATTCTTGAACAGAAACTGCGTACCTCAGAAGCTGCCTTACGATCAAGCCAAAAGCAATATCAACAGATTCTCAACTCTATCACGGATATTATTGTTGTTAAACAGGCAGATTCGCGCATTATTTGGGCGAATCAAGCCTTTTATGACTACTATGGAATTTCGGCAAGTACTTTAACGAATGAGGAAGGATTTCTCTTCATTCATCCTGAGCAAACTCAGCAATCTCTTAAGGAAGATACATTTGTATTTAATACCGGAAAAACTTTAGAAATTGAAGAATTAAGTACCCATCGGAATGGAGAAACTCGGCTTTTTAGTACCATCAAATCTGCCATTCTAGATGAATACAATCAAGTAATTATGACTGTTTCAGTATCGCGTGATATTACTGAAAAAGTAACTGCAAAATATAAACAAAAACAAGCAGAGGAAGCTTTTGAACAATCTCAAAAACGCCTTGAGATATTAGTTCAGCAGATGCCAATTGCATTAGTAGAATGGGACAAAAATTTCCAGATTGTTCAGTGGAATCCAGCTGCAGAGAGAATGTTTGGATATTCTGCAACCGAAATCATTGGGCAATCTCTTACTCTTCTAGTTCCCGAAGGTGCTAGATCTGAAATTGATACTTTAGCAGATAGATTATTGCAACAACGGCAAGGAATCAGTGGCACTAATGAAAACTTAACGAAAGACGGTAGATATATTGTTTGCGAATGGCATAATGTGCCGTTAATTAGCGCAGAAGGTGAATTAATTGGAGTAGCGTCTATGGCAACTGACGTTACAATACGTCAGCAGATGGAAGCCGATCTGAAACAAACACGTAACTTCTTAGAATCAGTTCTGAACCATCTCCCCGTTTCAGTAATTGCAAAAGAAGCAGAACACTTGCGTTTTGCTCTATGGAATCCAGCAGCCCAAAAGTTGTTGGGATATGCCGCGGAAACTGTGTTAGGGAGAACGGATTATGATCTGTTTTCAAAGGAACAAGCTGATCGCTTTGTTGCCAGTGATCGAATTACACTCCATACTCGTGAACTGATGGAGATTCCTGAAGAAACAGTGCGACTTGCAGATGGACACGATCGCATTTTACGCACCATCAGAACTCCGATTTTAGATCCTGATGGTATTCCACAATATTTATTAATTATTACTGAAGATATCACTGCTCGCAAACAGGTTGAATCACAATTGCGAGAAAATGAACAATTTCTCCGTAGCATTTTTGATGGCGTAGACTGTGCCATTTTTGTGATTGACGTAACCCCAGACGGTGATTTTCTATACAACAGTTATAATCATGTTGCTCAACAGTGGACTGGGCTAACCAATGCTCAAATTTTAGGAAAAACCCCAGAAGAAATGTTTGGGGAAGTAGAGGGAAGTTCTGTTCGTGAAGCTTTCAAACGTTGCGTTAATCGAGGTATCTCACTCACTGAAGAAGAACATTTAACCTTCAAAGGTCAAGAAGTATGGTTAATGACTACATTTAATCCATTACGCAATACTGATGGTAGAATTCATCGCATTGTTGGCACTGGCTTTAATATTACTAATCTTAAGAACACCCAGATGGAGATGAGGCAAAAAGCCGAGCAACTTGAGCAAACGATTCAGGAATTGCGACGAACTCAGTCTCAACTTGTGCAAACTGAAAAAATGTCAAGTTTAGGTCAACTCGTAGCAGGGGTTGCTCATGAAATTAATAATCCAGTGAATTTTATTTATGGTAACCTGACCCATGCCAATTCTTACGCTCGGGATCTACTAAGCTTAGTTGAACTGTATCAGTTGCATTACCCTAACCCTACTCCTGAAATTCGAGATAAAGCAGAAATAATTGATGTTGAATTTTTGATGACTGATCTGCCTAAGCTACTGAACTCTATGAGAGTTGGAGCCGAGCGTATCCAGAAAATTGTTGCTTCGTTACGGACGTTTTCTCGGATGGATGAGGCAGACGTGAAATCAGTCAATATTCATGATGGGATTGATAGTACTTTAATCTCTATGGGTCAATTCCCCGCTGCTCTGCAGCGTAAAATGCAGGGATGA
- a CDS encoding putative hydrolase or acyltransferase of alpha/beta superfamily (IMG reference gene:2510098517) encodes MLSVTTKYPETILYAQHGWADDHRTMASLASSLATPNTMVVTPCLGYIRTWLRINPLIQTVENEVADNIVRHPTSPIRVVGHSMGGLIWLEVLARHPEWWSRVESLVLVGSPVGGADLARAFDPLGIGVGIARDLGINRRKIAEAIAAKIPTLVIAGDIDNGSDGTVTVQCTKIFGAEFLRLPGIHHAALKNHPTVAEAIRQFWALVPERSPIPVPSADFSYTLIQRLQAVAGMTDGHERDFSKAEIFITYNNGVTIRTWKNLMGIDHVFVACPEGHCLYSGFVGWLHAEDLRQALNELMQEHLASIVLNH; translated from the coding sequence GTGCTAAGTGTGACAACAAAATATCCAGAGACGATTTTGTATGCTCAGCATGGGTGGGCAGATGATCATCGAACGATGGCATCACTTGCTTCCAGTTTGGCAACACCCAACACAATGGTTGTCACTCCCTGTTTGGGATATATCCGCACTTGGTTGCGGATTAACCCATTAATTCAAACTGTAGAAAACGAAGTGGCTGACAATATTGTCCGTCATCCAACTTCACCAATTCGCGTCGTTGGGCATTCAATGGGTGGATTAATTTGGCTGGAGGTGTTGGCTCGCCATCCAGAGTGGTGGTCGCGGGTAGAGTCGTTAGTCTTGGTGGGGTCACCTGTGGGTGGAGCCGATTTAGCTCGTGCCTTTGACCCGTTAGGGATTGGGGTTGGTATTGCACGAGATTTAGGCATCAATCGGCGCAAAATTGCTGAAGCGATCGCTGCCAAAATTCCCACGCTGGTCATTGCAGGTGATATTGATAATGGCAGTGATGGCACTGTGACTGTTCAATGCACAAAGATTTTTGGTGCAGAGTTTCTGCGTCTACCAGGTATTCACCATGCAGCACTGAAAAATCATCCAACCGTAGCAGAGGCGATTCGCCAATTTTGGGCACTTGTGCCTGAGCGATCGCCTATCCCTGTGCCATCTGCCGATTTTAGTTACACCCTCATCCAACGGCTACAAGCAGTGGCAGGTATGACCGATGGGCACGAACGAGACTTTTCTAAAGCTGAAATTTTTATTACTTACAACAACGGCGTCACAATCCGTACCTGGAAAAACTTAATGGGAATCGATCATGTTTTTGTCGCTTGTCCAGAAGGACATTGTTTGTACAGTGGTTTCGTCGGCTGGCTCCACGCTGAAGACCTGCGTCAAGCCTTAAATGAACTGATGCAGGAACATCTTGCCTCAATTGTTCTAAATCATTAA
- a CDS encoding transposase (IMG reference gene:2510098515~PFAM: Transposase IS200 like) — protein MSEYIHKSHNVTVLLYHLVFPAKYRRAVFDEQVDEVLREVCLEIEKRYEIKFIEIGVDKDHVHFLVQSVPTYSVTKLVKMIKSLTAREVFRRCPQVKQKLWGGEFWSDGYFASTVGKHGDEGMIANYVKNQGNEYLKLHRDEQLTLF, from the coding sequence ATGAGCGAGTACATCCACAAAAGTCATAACGTTACGGTTTTGCTATACCACCTTGTGTTTCCAGCAAAGTATCGGCGGGCTGTGTTTGATGAACAGGTCGATGAAGTTTTGCGAGAAGTTTGCCTGGAGATTGAGAAACGCTACGAGATTAAATTTATAGAAATCGGTGTAGACAAAGACCATGTGCACTTTTTAGTCCAATCGGTGCCGACATACAGCGTGACCAAATTGGTCAAAATGATCAAGAGTTTGACCGCAAGGGAAGTGTTTCGGCGTTGTCCTCAGGTGAAGCAAAAGCTATGGGGTGGAGAGTTTTGGAGTGATGGCTATTTTGCAAGTACAGTTGGGAAACACGGGGATGAAGGGATGATTGCGAACTACGTCAAAAATCAGGGTAACGAATATCTCAAGCTACACCGAGATGAGCAGCTTACTCTTTTTTGA
- a CDS encoding N-methylhydantoinase B/acetone carboxylase, alpha subunit (IMG reference gene:2510098511~PFAM: Hydantoinase/oxoprolinase; Hydantoinase B/oxoprolinase; Hydantoinase/oxoprolinase N-terminal region), producing the protein MTSREANSDQRWQFWIDRGGTFTDIVARQPDGTLIVHKLLSENPERYQDAAIQGIRELLGVAADAPLPSEQIAAVKMGTTVATNALLERKGDRTVFLTTKGFRDVLRIGYQNRPNIFARQIILPEMLYEQVIEVNERYSAHGEELVAITPAETTRITQALQAAYDNGIRSCAIAFLHGYRYPDHEQQIAAIARAIGFLQISVSHQVSPLMKLVSRGDTTVVDAYLSPILRRYVEQVAGELGGEGRRQEIGEEGERDRADKGVISPHPHPRLMFMQSNGGLTDAHTFQGKDSILSGPAGGIVGAVQTSKMAGFNTIITFDMGGTSTDVAHYAGEYERAFETEVAGVRLRAPMMSIHTVAAGGGSILFFDGARYRVGPESAGANPGPACYRRGGPLTVTDCNVMLGKIQPDFFPAVFGANGDLPLDSAIVQTKFAELAAEIRAKTGDSRTPEQVAEGFLAIAVEKMANAIKKISVQRGYDVTEYTLCCFGGAGGQHACAIANSLGMKQVLIHPYAGVLSAYGMGLANQSVMRERAVEIQLDAAAMTEFARILTELETDGKAELLQQLEPDTPIQTIPRAHLRYEGTDSALIVEFGTVPEMTSRFEQAHLQRYGFIATNKPLVVEAISVEVISESAHLNEPVIMAQRNEPLTPVATRSMYVSDSWQTVPLYQRDALFPGDIISGPAIILEATGTNVIEPGWQARLSDRGHLVLQKSEVRSQELEDREGREDRGDKDDKEDIQHSPTPQSSISSFRLLHPPIPFPLPPPASQLPHPLHSISSSSPSPDPVLLEIFNHLFMAIAEQMGFTLQNTSYSVNIKERLDFSCAIFDRQGQLVANAPHIPVHLGSMGESVQSLIRDRGNAFQPGDVYVLNNPYNGGTHLPDITVITPVFVEVRNQESGGQGAKANSIPSSYDSPTLPSPSSPLFFVASRGHHADIGGITPGSMPPNSCNIDQEGVLINNFQLVEQGQFREAELLELLTSSTYPVRNPAQNLADLKAQVAANTKGVQELQKMVQHFGLEMVQAYMQYVQDNAEASVRRVIERLQDGNFTYEMDDGCQIQVMVSCDRAQRTTKIDFTGTSPQQETNYNAPLSVCKAAVLYVFRTLVDDDIPLNAGCLKPLEIIVPEGCMLNPRYPAAVVAGNVETSQAVTNALYGALGVMAASQGTMNNFTFGNQRYQYYETICGGSGAGATFDGTDAVHTHMTNSRLTDPEVLEWRFPVRLQEFSIRPNSGGLGKYRGGNGVIRRIQFQEAMTAAILSNHRRVAPFGLQGGNAGATGRNWVERSDGTVEELGSKAEVVMQPGDVFVIETPGGGGFGLSDSLLSGC; encoded by the coding sequence ATGACGAGCAGGGAAGCGAACTCAGACCAGCGCTGGCAATTCTGGATTGATCGGGGTGGCACCTTCACTGACATTGTGGCACGTCAACCCGATGGCACACTAATCGTTCACAAGTTACTGTCTGAGAATCCTGAACGCTACCAGGATGCAGCCATTCAAGGAATTCGCGAGTTGCTGGGGGTTGCGGCAGATGCGCCGCTGCCATCTGAACAAATTGCTGCAGTGAAAATGGGTACCACAGTTGCGACCAATGCCCTACTGGAACGGAAGGGCGATCGCACTGTTTTTCTCACAACTAAGGGCTTCCGGGATGTGTTGCGAATTGGTTACCAGAATCGTCCTAATATTTTTGCGAGACAGATTATTCTGCCCGAAATGCTGTATGAGCAAGTCATTGAAGTTAACGAACGTTACAGTGCTCATGGCGAAGAACTGGTTGCTATTACTCCTGCAGAAACGACACGGATTACTCAAGCATTACAAGCCGCCTATGACAATGGAATTCGTTCTTGCGCGATCGCCTTTTTACACGGCTACCGTTATCCTGATCATGAACAGCAGATTGCTGCCATTGCCCGCGCGATCGGCTTCCTGCAAATTTCTGTTTCCCATCAAGTCAGCCCCTTGATGAAACTCGTCAGCCGTGGTGATACTACCGTTGTTGATGCCTATCTCTCGCCGATTCTGCGCCGTTACGTTGAGCAAGTCGCCGGAGAGTTAGGAGGAGAAGGCAGAAGGCAGGAGATAGGAGAGGAAGGTGAGAGAGATAGGGCAGATAAGGGAGTCATCTCCCCTCACCCCCACCCTCGTCTCATGTTCATGCAATCCAATGGCGGGTTGACAGATGCCCACACGTTTCAGGGAAAAGACAGCATTTTGTCGGGGCCGGCGGGTGGCATTGTGGGTGCGGTGCAGACTAGCAAAATGGCAGGATTCAATACCATCATTACGTTTGATATGGGGGGAACCTCTACAGATGTAGCCCACTATGCAGGCGAATATGAACGTGCGTTTGAAACGGAAGTGGCAGGAGTGCGATTGCGGGCACCGATGATGTCGATCCATACAGTAGCGGCGGGTGGCGGCTCCATCCTATTCTTTGATGGGGCACGGTATCGAGTTGGACCAGAGTCGGCGGGGGCGAATCCAGGACCGGCATGTTATCGGCGAGGCGGTCCATTGACCGTGACTGATTGCAATGTGATGTTAGGCAAAATTCAGCCTGATTTTTTTCCAGCCGTATTTGGAGCGAATGGTGATTTGCCACTAGATAGTGCTATTGTGCAAACCAAATTTGCTGAACTTGCGGCGGAGATTCGGGCAAAAACGGGTGATTCTCGCACACCAGAACAGGTCGCAGAAGGTTTTCTGGCGATCGCTGTGGAAAAAATGGCAAATGCAATCAAAAAAATTTCTGTCCAACGAGGCTATGACGTGACAGAATACACACTCTGCTGCTTCGGAGGTGCGGGGGGACAACATGCTTGCGCGATCGCCAACTCCCTCGGCATGAAGCAGGTATTAATTCATCCTTACGCTGGAGTGCTCTCAGCCTATGGTATGGGTTTGGCAAACCAGAGCGTGATGCGGGAACGCGCCGTGGAAATCCAGCTTGACGCCGCTGCCATGACGGAGTTTGCTCGCATATTAACAGAACTGGAAACCGATGGGAAAGCTGAACTTTTGCAACAGCTGGAGCCTGATACTCCAATCCAAACCATTCCACGAGCACATCTGCGCTACGAGGGCACAGATTCCGCCCTGATTGTGGAATTCGGCACCGTTCCTGAAATGACTTCCCGTTTTGAACAGGCTCATCTCCAGCGCTATGGTTTCATTGCCACCAACAAACCCCTTGTTGTCGAAGCTATTTCCGTGGAAGTTATCAGCGAATCTGCCCACCTGAATGAGCCTGTGATCATGGCTCAACGCAACGAACCATTGACTCCTGTGGCAACTCGCTCCATGTATGTGTCGGATTCCTGGCAAACTGTGCCCCTCTACCAGCGCGATGCTCTCTTCCCCGGTGATATCATCTCTGGTCCTGCCATTATTTTAGAAGCCACGGGTACGAATGTGATTGAACCTGGTTGGCAAGCAAGGTTGAGCGATCGCGGACATCTGGTATTGCAAAAGTCAGAAGTCAGGAGTCAGGAGTTAGAAGATCGGGAAGGAAGAGAAGATAGAGGAGATAAGGATGATAAAGAAGACATTCAACATTCTCCAACTCCTCAATCCTCAATCTCCAGTTTTCGACTCCTTCACCCGCCTATCCCTTTCCCTCTTCCTCCCCCTGCTTCTCAACTTCCCCACCCTCTACACTCTATCTCCTCATCCTCCCCCTCCCCTGATCCTGTTTTGCTAGAAATTTTCAATCACTTGTTCATGGCGATCGCCGAGCAAATGGGCTTTACGCTGCAAAATACAAGCTACTCTGTCAACATCAAGGAGCGGTTAGATTTTTCCTGCGCTATTTTTGACCGGCAGGGGCAACTGGTTGCGAATGCACCCCATATTCCAGTCCACCTGGGTTCAATGGGTGAAAGTGTGCAAAGCCTGATTCGCGATCGTGGCAATGCATTCCAACCTGGGGATGTTTATGTGCTCAACAATCCCTACAATGGCGGTACTCACTTGCCGGACATTACTGTAATTACGCCAGTGTTTGTGGAAGTTAGAAATCAGGAGTCAGGGGGGCAGGGAGCAAAAGCAAACTCGATACCGTCATCCTATGACTCTCCCACCCTACCTTCCCCCTCTTCCCCTCTCTTCTTCGTTGCTTCCCGTGGTCATCATGCCGATATTGGCGGAATCACGCCTGGCTCCATGCCGCCGAATAGCTGCAACATTGACCAAGAAGGGGTGTTAATTAACAACTTTCAACTGGTGGAACAGGGGCAGTTTCGTGAAGCAGAACTACTGGAATTATTGACAAGTAGCACGTATCCGGTTCGTAATCCGGCTCAAAACTTGGCGGATTTGAAGGCGCAGGTGGCTGCGAATACTAAAGGTGTTCAGGAACTGCAAAAAATGGTGCAGCATTTTGGGTTAGAAATGGTGCAGGCTTATATGCAGTATGTGCAGGACAATGCGGAAGCCTCAGTGCGACGAGTGATTGAGCGATTGCAGGATGGTAACTTTACCTATGAAATGGATGATGGCTGTCAGATTCAGGTAATGGTAAGCTGCGATCGCGCCCAGCGCACTACTAAAATTGACTTCACAGGCACTTCCCCGCAGCAAGAAACCAACTACAATGCGCCCCTTTCCGTGTGTAAAGCGGCTGTGCTGTATGTGTTTCGCACTCTGGTGGATGATGACATTCCCCTCAATGCTGGATGCTTGAAGCCGTTGGAAATTATTGTGCCAGAGGGGTGTATGCTCAATCCTCGCTATCCAGCCGCTGTAGTGGCAGGCAATGTAGAAACCTCTCAAGCAGTAACGAATGCGCTGTACGGAGCATTGGGCGTAATGGCAGCCTCTCAGGGCACGATGAACAATTTCACCTTCGGTAATCAGCGCTATCAGTACTATGAAACGATTTGTGGTGGTTCCGGGGCAGGGGCAACCTTTGATGGCACGGATGCGGTTCATACCCACATGACCAACTCTCGCCTTACCGATCCAGAAGTGCTGGAATGGCGCTTCCCGGTGCGGCTACAAGAATTCTCGATTCGTCCTAATAGTGGTGGTCTTGGCAAATATCGAGGTGGTAATGGCGTAATTCGGCGCATCCAGTTTCAAGAAGCAATGACGGCTGCCATTCTGTCCAATCATCGTCGAGTTGCACCGTTTGGTTTGCAGGGAGGAAATGCAGGTGCAACAGGGCGCAATTGGGTAGAACGGAGCGATGGCACGGTAGAGGAGTTGGGCAGTAAGGCTGAAGTTGTGATGCAACCCGGAGATGTGTTTGTGATTGAAACTCCCGGTGGTGGCGGATTTGGACTGTCTGATTCGCTACTGTCCGGCTGTTAA
- a CDS encoding alkylated DNA repair protein (IMG reference gene:2510098513~PFAM: 2OG-Fe(II) oxygenase superfamily) has product MIEFMTEQLTLWNNNALEHGTGLSPKPYPLSLPDADVVLYPAFFSCETSDRYLTHLLTEINWRQETAYLFDKWIPLPRLTAWYGDAGKSYTYSGIKMQPEPWTKSLLSIKSAVETVTQVKFNSVLLNWYRDGSDSVGWHSDAEPVLGRNPVIASVSFGASRRFSLKPKYHKSIKPIHLDLPHGSLLLMQGATQHHWVHQVPKTTKSVGTRVNLTFRVVHHL; this is encoded by the coding sequence ATGATTGAGTTTATGACTGAGCAGTTGACTTTATGGAATAATAATGCTCTGGAACATGGAACGGGTCTCAGCCCAAAGCCCTATCCGTTGTCGCTACCGGATGCAGATGTTGTATTGTATCCAGCATTTTTCTCTTGTGAAACCAGCGATCGCTATCTAACTCACCTATTAACCGAAATAAATTGGCGACAGGAAACAGCGTATCTTTTTGATAAATGGATTCCCCTGCCACGACTGACTGCCTGGTATGGCGATGCTGGTAAATCTTACACCTACTCTGGAATTAAAATGCAACCAGAGCCGTGGACCAAATCATTGCTGAGCATCAAATCTGCAGTTGAAACCGTTACCCAGGTTAAGTTTAACAGCGTGTTGCTGAACTGGTATCGAGATGGAAGCGATAGTGTGGGCTGGCATAGCGACGCTGAACCCGTATTAGGGCGAAATCCGGTAATTGCATCGGTGAGTTTTGGGGCAAGTCGTCGATTTAGCCTCAAGCCTAAATATCACAAGTCCATCAAGCCAATCCATCTAGACCTGCCGCATGGTAGTTTATTGTTGATGCAAGGCGCAACTCAGCATCACTGGGTACATCAGGTGCCTAAGACGACAAAATCTGTGGGGACGCGGGTTAATCTGACGTTTCGAGTTGTGCATCATCTTTAA
- a CDS encoding glycosidase (IMG reference gene:2510098518~PFAM: Alpha amylase, catalytic domain) — protein sequence MTELNGVMMQYFQWHLPADGNHWNMLKAEAQALADVGFTAVWLPPACKGNQGMEDVGYAAYDLYDLGEFSQKGSIRTKYGTREDYLAAIQAVQQAGLQVYADVVLTHKHGGDETEDCEAIAIAPDNRNNSSSSIETIRVKTRFTFPGRHHKHSHFQWQRCYFDAVNHNLFKPEAKTFYYLKDKPFETEINPRYWEDAFQFACDIDTTDPDVQAELNHWGEWILDTTHIDGFRLDAVNHARPTFFNEWLAHVRRYARTKLFAVGDYWADDVESLHWFISRTGGQLSLFDVPLHYNFHRASRAGGHFDMRRVLFGTLMREQPALAVTFVENHDSQPLQSMESVVEPWFKPLAYALILLRREGYPCVFYGDYYGGHYWGRGRDGQTYEVWLNSHRWLIDQFLYARKHYAHGDQYDYFDHPESIGWTRLGTPEFPRAMAVIMSDGPPASKWMEVGKPHTTFHDLTQHVQQPVVTNEFGWGDFACNGGSVSVWVEADG from the coding sequence ATGACAGAACTCAATGGCGTCATGATGCAGTATTTTCAGTGGCACCTACCAGCGGATGGAAACCATTGGAACATGCTCAAAGCCGAAGCCCAAGCGCTGGCTGATGTTGGATTTACTGCTGTCTGGTTGCCACCTGCCTGCAAAGGTAATCAAGGTATGGAGGATGTAGGCTATGCAGCGTATGACCTGTACGATTTAGGAGAATTTTCCCAAAAAGGCAGTATTCGGACGAAATACGGCACTCGTGAAGACTATTTAGCAGCTATTCAAGCAGTACAGCAGGCAGGGTTACAGGTCTATGCTGATGTAGTATTGACCCATAAACACGGAGGGGATGAAACAGAAGATTGTGAAGCGATCGCGATCGCTCCCGACAACCGCAACAATTCGTCTTCCAGCATCGAAACAATTCGGGTCAAAACTCGGTTTACTTTTCCCGGTCGTCATCATAAACATTCCCATTTTCAATGGCAACGGTGCTACTTCGATGCAGTCAACCATAACCTCTTCAAGCCCGAAGCAAAAACCTTCTATTACCTCAAAGACAAACCCTTTGAAACCGAGATCAATCCTCGTTATTGGGAAGACGCTTTCCAGTTTGCCTGTGATATCGATACAACAGACCCAGACGTTCAGGCAGAACTCAATCATTGGGGAGAATGGATATTAGACACGACCCACATTGACGGTTTTCGTTTAGATGCTGTTAACCATGCCCGCCCCACCTTCTTCAATGAATGGCTCGCCCATGTCCGGCGATATGCCAGAACTAAGCTGTTCGCTGTTGGAGATTACTGGGCAGATGATGTCGAATCACTTCACTGGTTCATTAGCCGCACGGGTGGACAACTTTCATTATTTGATGTGCCTCTCCACTACAACTTTCACCGTGCCAGTCGGGCTGGTGGACATTTTGATATGCGCCGAGTTTTGTTCGGCACACTAATGCGCGAACAACCAGCCCTGGCTGTTACCTTCGTCGAAAATCATGACTCACAACCATTACAGTCAATGGAATCCGTGGTAGAGCCTTGGTTTAAGCCATTGGCATACGCTTTGATTTTGCTACGGCGTGAAGGGTATCCCTGTGTATTTTATGGGGATTACTATGGAGGGCATTACTGGGGACGAGGGCGCGATGGTCAAACCTATGAGGTTTGGCTAAACTCCCATCGCTGGTTGATCGATCAATTCTTGTACGCCCGTAAGCATTATGCCCACGGTGACCAATACGACTATTTCGATCATCCTGAATCGATTGGTTGGACTCGGCTTGGAACTCCTGAGTTTCCTCGGGCGATGGCCGTGATTATGAGCGATGGACCGCCTGCTAGCAAATGGATGGAAGTTGGCAAACCTCATACTACGTTTCATGACTTAACTCAGCATGTGCAACAACCTGTCGTTACTAACGAATTTGGTTGGGGTGATTTTGCTTGCAATGGTGGATCTGTTTCAGTATGGGTTGAGGCAGATGGGTAA